The proteins below come from a single candidate division KSB1 bacterium genomic window:
- a CDS encoding T9SS type A sorting domain-containing protein yields MVTLQADQVVTWEEGTLEMGGVMKLDVKTDKKDPTVKKVKISKARKKDGTTTFVSGDGGVNPNLADGGWHEVKIKNMLDITVSFDGETVTGLLKELKVKLDKNSTTAAPVVKDFKIDITGVTTAADVKKGTVTSVVVTIPATRVTALATTDYEEKVKDKPEVLGGHTEAEFKRAKNALTEGVDIASLSDGFNDQLKERKGPCSISAAPVSLPKLAVPTDDVTVQETIPEGYALEQNYPNPFNPSTTITFAVPEASEVKLAIYNLRGQLIQTLHSGPIAAGQHSVVWNGNDSRGAKVASGVYVYRLEAKGFALSKKLVLMK; encoded by the coding sequence CTGGACGTCAAGACGGATAAGAAAGATCCCACCGTGAAGAAGGTCAAGATCAGCAAGGCTAGGAAGAAGGACGGCACCACCACGTTTGTTTCTGGTGATGGCGGTGTCAATCCCAACCTGGCGGATGGCGGTTGGCATGAGGTCAAGATCAAGAACATGCTCGACATAACGGTCTCCTTTGACGGTGAAACCGTAACAGGTCTCTTAAAAGAGCTGAAGGTGAAGCTTGACAAGAATTCGACGACCGCTGCGCCCGTGGTCAAAGACTTCAAGATTGACATCACAGGCGTCACGACCGCTGCTGATGTGAAGAAAGGGACGGTGACGTCGGTCGTGGTGACGATACCTGCGACCAGAGTCACAGCGCTGGCCACAACCGATTACGAGGAGAAGGTAAAGGATAAGCCTGAAGTGCTCGGCGGCCATACGGAAGCCGAGTTCAAACGCGCGAAGAATGCGCTGACCGAGGGGGTGGATATAGCGAGCTTAAGTGATGGCTTCAACGACCAGCTCAAAGAACGCAAAGGGCCGTGTTCCATTAGTGCGGCGCCTGTGAGTTTGCCAAAGCTTGCCGTGCCTACCGACGATGTGACCGTTCAAGAGACGATACCGGAAGGTTATGCTTTGGAACAGAACTACCCGAACCCGTTCAACCCCAGCACCACGATTACCTTTGCGGTACCGGAAGCGAGCGAAGTCAAACTGGCCATTTACAACCTGCGCGGCCAGCTCATTCAGACCTTGCACTCAGGTCCAATTGCAGCCGGCCAGCACAGTGTGGTCTGGAACGGCAACGATTCCCGCGGCGCCAAAGTGGCGAGCGGAGTTTATGTGTACAGGCTTGAGGCAAAAGGATTTGCTTTGAGCAAGAAGCTTGTTTTGATGAAGTAG
- a CDS encoding energy transducer TonB has product MRRNLINYRKRVKLGVIGALVICHVAFFVMRKFEFIPEIQQDNRPEQASIIVINIKPPPKPKLPDPPPQPPEPVPPKEVLLPKLGPIKPVLEPVEEELEPVPEISPGPVNSIPFVAYDKKPELIGGLTVSYPNWARKIEIDGKVFVRALVNIDGMVTEARVFKSSGYDILDKAAIQAVTKSRWQPAKQRGEPVSVWVMVPVKFALHK; this is encoded by the coding sequence ATGAGAAGAAATCTAATTAATTATCGCAAAAGGGTAAAGCTGGGGGTTATCGGAGCCCTGGTGATTTGTCACGTTGCTTTTTTTGTGATGCGGAAGTTTGAATTTATCCCGGAAATACAGCAAGACAATCGCCCGGAGCAGGCAAGTATTATTGTTATTAATATTAAACCGCCACCGAAACCCAAACTGCCGGATCCGCCACCTCAACCGCCCGAACCGGTTCCCCCAAAAGAGGTTTTGCTGCCTAAACTTGGACCTATCAAGCCAGTACTCGAGCCTGTCGAAGAAGAGTTGGAGCCCGTGCCGGAAATATCCCCTGGACCTGTTAACTCCATACCCTTTGTCGCCTACGATAAAAAGCCCGAGCTTATTGGCGGCTTAACCGTAAGCTATCCTAACTGGGCGCGTAAAATAGAAATTGACGGTAAGGTTTTTGTTCGCGCACTGGTAAATATTGATGGCATGGTAACTGAGGCAAGGGTTTTCAAATCATCCGGTTATGACATTCTGGACAAAGCCGCAATTCAGGCTGTAACAAAATCCCGCTGGCAGCCGGCTAAGCAGCGCGGCGAACCCGTGAGTGTCTGGGTAATGGTACCCGTTAAATTTGCACTTCATAAGTAA